The DNA window AATTTGATAAAATTGGAGTTTTAAATGGCTAATAAATTAGAGAAAATTGTAGAAGAATTGTCAAAATTAACAGTTATGGAAGCTGCTGAGCTTTCAAAGTTGTTGGAAGAAACCTGGGGTGTTAGTGCGGCTGCTGCCGTTGCTGTTGCAGCCCCTGCCGCTGCTGCTGAAGCTGCGGAAGTTAAAACAGAGTTTGACGTTTATTTGGACGAAGCGGGCCCTAACAAAATTAACGTGATTAAAGAAGTTCGCGTTATTACCGGTTTGGGTCTGAAAGAAGCCAAAGATTTGGTAGAAGGTGCGCCAAAAGTTGTTAAGCAAGCCGTATCAAAAGATGAAGCTGATAAAATTAAAGCTCAGTTAGAAAAAGAAGGCGCTAAAGCTTCTGTAAAATAAGTTATTACACCTCACTTTTGGGTGAATTAAAAAGAGACAGGCAATAATATCAATTTTGTCAACACTTTGTTGTTGTTGTCTGTCCGTAAGCCGTCTAGTATCTAGGAAATATTAATAATATGATGTTTTGACGCGCCTTGGAGACTATGCCCAATATTCAGATTCAAAGAGCAAAGAACCAAGAGTTGTGGTCAACAGAATGGCCTTACTGCTTCCTAATATCTGGGAAGCTTTTATCATTTTAAATATAAGCGCACTGGGAGAATGTATCGATGTCAAGATCGTATACGGGACGAAAAAGATTTCGCAAGTCATTTGGGCGAATTGAAGAGGTAGCACCTTTACCCAATTTGATAGCTTTGCAAAAGTCTTCATATGAAAATTTTTTGCAAAGGGATGTTCCGGCAGAGGCACGCCATAATGTGGGTCTGCAGGAAGTTTTTAAGTCGGTTTTCCCGATTAAAGATTATGCTGGGAAATCTCAGTTGGAATTTTTCCGATATGGTTTTGATGTTCCTAAATACGACGAGGAAGAATGTCGTCAACGGGGTTTAACCTTTGCAGCACCACTGAAGGTTACATTTCGATTGGTAGTCTGGGATGTAGACACTGATACCGGTTCCAAGTCCATTCGCGACATTAAAGAACAAGATGTTTACATGGGTGATATCCCCCTTATGACAGATCGGGGCACATTTATTGTTAATGGGATTGAACGCGTTATCGTTTCCCAAATGCATCGCAGTCCTGGGGTGTTTTTCGACCATGACCGTGGAAAAACACATTCTTCAGGCAAGATTTTATTTGCAGCACGAATTGTACCTTATCGTGGTTCATGGCTAGATTTTGAATTTGATCCAAAAGATACGATGTACGTTCGAGTTGATCGTAGGCGTAAATTGCCTGTGACAACTTTTCTGATGGCCTTAGAGGGCGAGCATAGTGCAAAACTAGCTGATAAGAAATCCAAAGCTTTGGGTTCAGGTCCTTCTGCCGTTGGAATGTCACGTGAAGAAATTCTGAACACGTTTTATGGCATTATCACTTATGCTAAAACAAAAACAGGTTGGGTGACTGATTTCAAGCCTGAGCAGTGGAAGGGCGTTAAGTTAACAACAGATTTGATTGATGCTAATACCGGAGCAGTTGTAGCCGAGGTTGGCACCAAAATGACCCCCCGCCTTACAAAAAAACTTTCTTCGGAAGGCCTAGAAAAAATCAAAATTTCTCCCGAAGAAATTGTAGGTCATTATATTGCCAATGATTACATCAACGAAAAAACAGGTGAAATCTATTTAGAAGCCGGCGACGAAATTACAAAAGATAATTTGATCGCTATTGAAGAAATTGGCATTACTGAATTGCCTGTTTTAGCAATCGACCATATTAATGTCGGTGCCTACTTGCTAAACACATTGATGGCGGATCGTAATCATAACCGCGAAGAAGCTTTGATGGACATTTACCGTGCCTTGCGCCCGGGTGAACCACCGACCATTGAAGGTGGTGAGATTCTGTTCAAAGGATTGTTTTTTGACCCTGAGCGCTATGATTTATCAGCAGTAGGACGCGTTAAGATGAACGCGCGTTTAGGACTAAAGACTTCCGATGCTGTTCGGACTTTGAGAAAAGAAGACGTAGTTGAAATTATTAAGATCTTGCTTGAGCTAAAAGACGGACGTGGTGAGATTGATGATATCGACAACCTTGGGAACCGTCGGGTTCGATCTGTTGGTGAGTTATTAGAAAATCAGTACCGTGTTGGTGTTGTCCGAATGGAACGTGCCATTCGTGAAAGAATGGGGGCTGTTGATATTGACACAGTAATGCCTCATGACTTGATCAATGCTAAGCCAGCAGCTGCAGCTATACGTGAATTTTTTGGATCTTCGCAGTTATCGCAATTTATGGATCAGACAAATCCTTTGTCGGAAATTACCCATAAGCGTCGTTTGTCAGCATTAGGGCCAGGTGGTTTGTCAAGAGATAGAGCAAGCTTTGAAGTGCGAGATGTTCATCCAACCCACTATGGAAGAATTTGCCCTATCGAGACGCCTGAAGGACCGAATATTGGTCTGATCAACTCTTTGGCTACGTATGCACGCGTGAATCAATACGGGTTTATTGAAAGCCCTTACCGCAAAGTTGCCGATGGCAAAGCTTCTAGGGAGGTTGTTTATTTAACGGCTATGGAAGAAGTTCGTCACACGATTGCTCAGGCAAGTCTTAAGATGGATAAGCAAGGTAATATCCTTGATGAGTTCGTCACCTGCAGGCGTTCTGGTGAATTTGGCATTGTTTCACGGTCAGAGGTTAACTTAATTGACGTTTCTCCAAAACAGTTGGTGTCTGTTGCGGCATCGCTGATTCCTTTTTTGGAAAATGACGACGCCAGCCGTGCCTTAATGGGATCGAACATGCAACGCCAAGCCGTACCTTTGATAAAGACAGAGGCGCCCTTAATCGGAACAGGCATGGAACACATTGTAGCCCAAGATTCTGGCGCAAGTGTTATAGCCAAGCATTCTGGTGTTGTTGAGCAGGTTGATGGAAGGCGTATTGTCGTCCACGTCACCGATGAGGGTGAAGTTCAACAAGGGAACGCTGGTGTTGATATCTATAACCTGATGAAGTTCCAAGGTTCTAACATGAGTACCTGTATTAACCAGAAGCCTTTGGTTAAGAAGGGTGACATCGTTAAAAAAGGGGACGTAATTGCAGACGGACCTGCTACTGATCTTGGTGAATTAGCCTTAGGTCGTAACACCCTAGTCGCATTTATGTCTTGGCAAGGATATAACTTTGAGGACTCAATCCTTATTTCTGAACGCATTGCCCATGATGACGTCTTTACATCGATTCATATTGATGGATTCGAGACCATGGCGCGAGATACGAAACTTGGTAATGAAGACATCACCCGTGATATTCCTAACGTCGGTGAAGAAGCCCTTAGAAATCTTGATGAGGCCGGTGTAGTTTACGTCGGTGCTGAAGTTGGGCCTGGGGATATTCTGGTTGGTAAGGTAACGCCAAAAGGCGAAGTGCCAATGACACCGGAAGAAAAGTTATTGCGCGCAATATTCGGCGAAAAAGCCTCAGATGTCCGCGATAGCTCGTTACGGGTTCCACCTGGCGTTTCAGGGACCGTTGTTGAAGTTAGAATCTTTTCAAGACGCGGTGTTGATCGTGATGAACGTTCCATTGCAATTGAACGCCAAGAAATTGAGCGTTTGGCTAAGGACAGAGACGCAGAGCGAGCCATATTAGAGCGGGGTTTTCATCAACGTCTTCAAGAAAAACTTTTTGGACGCAAAGTTGTCGCAGGACCTAAGGGAATGAAGTCTGGTTCGATAATTGATGCGAATTTGCTGGCAGAATTTGGCCATTCTCAATGGCGTCAAATTGTTATTGATGATGAAACCATCATGACTGAGCTGGAGGCTATTAAGAAGCAGTTTGATGCGAGTATCTCTCGTTTGGTCGCCGTATTTGAAGACAAAGTTGACAAACTAAGACGGGGCGATGAGCTTCCGCCTGGTGTTTTGAAAATGGTTAAGGTCTTCATTGCTGTGAAAAGAAAATTGCAGCCCGGTGACAAAATGGCTGGACGTCATGGGAACAAAGGTGTGGTGTCAAAAATTGTTCCTTTGGAAGATATGCCGTATCTTGAAGACGGAACGCCAGTAGACATTGTTTTGAACCCTTTGGGTGTGCCGTCTCGTATGAACGTGGGTCAAATTTTAGAGACCCATTTGGGTGCGGCAGCTGCAGGTTTTGGCAAACGTATAGATTCGATGTTAACTGATTATCGCAATCAGAATGCCAAACTGGAAGACTTAAGGAAGACAATTGGCGATGCTTACGAGGATGAAAAAGATAGGTCTGACATCAAGAAACTGAATGAGGATGACTTGGTTGAATTGGCCACGAATTTGCGCAAAGGTGTGCCCATGGCAACGCCAGTTTTTGACGGAGCTGGTTTGGAAGATATTGAAAATCAGCTTAAAAAAGCTGGATTGGATACAAGTGGCCAGGTTACTTTGTATGATGGTCGTTCAGGTGAGGCGTTTGATCGTAAAGCGACAGTTGGTTACATCTATATGCTGAAATTACACCACCTGGTTGATGACAAGATACATGCGCGTTCAATTGGACCTTATAGTTTGGTGACCCAGCAACCTTTGGGTGGTAAAGCCCAGTTTGGTGGGCAGCGTTTTGGTGAAATGGAAGTGTGGGCATTGGAAGCATATGGTGCTGCATATACTTTGCAGGAAATGTTGACCGTTAAATCAGACGATGTGTCGGGTCGTATGAAAGTTTATGAAGCGATCGTGCGTGGTGATGACAATATGGAAGCTGGTATTCCCGAATCATTTAACGTTCTTGTTAAGGAATTGCGTTCGCTTGGTTTGAACTTAAGTTTTGAGTTGAAAAGCTAATTACCCAATTAATGCACTCAGGAGAAAGAGTTAATATATGAATCGTAATATTCAAAAAAGGTTTGCAGCCCCTGAAATTGCCCCTGGGTTTGATGGAATTCGGATTTCGATCGCGAATCCAGATCAGATTCGTGCTTGGTCTTTTGGTGAAGTGAAAAAGCCAGAAACAATTAACTATCGTACTTTTAAACCTGAGCGCGATGGATTGTTTTGCGCCCGTATATTTGGTCCCATTAAGGATTATGAATGCTTGTGCGGTAAATACAAGCGTATGAAATACCGTGGCGTCGTATGTGAAAAGTGCGGCGTTGAGGTGACCTTAAGTAAAGTTCGTCGCGATCGGATGGGGCACATTGAATTGGCTTCTCCTGTCGCCCACATTTGGTTTACCAAGTCTTTGCCAAGCCGCATCGGCATGCTGTTGGATATGGCTTTAAAGGACATTGAAAAAGTTCTTTATTTTGAAAGTTATGTGGTTACGGATCCTGGGGTAACACCTTTTAAGATGCATCAGTTGTTGTCTGAAGAAGATTTCATGAACGCCCAGGATGAGTATGGGGAAGAGGCATTTTGCGCCAATATAGGCGCTGAAGCTTTGAAAGAAATGTTGGCGCGGATAAAGCCAGAGCAGGAAAGTGAAAAACTGCGCGACGAGTTGGTTGAGACAACGTCTGACATTCGTCGTAAAAAGATGGTGAAGCGTCTTAAGTTGATTGAAGCATTTCTGCAATCAAAAACAAAGCCGGAACATCTAATTCTTGATGTAATTCCTGTTATTCCACCTGAATTGCGTCCATTGGTTCCTTTGGATGGTGGTCGATTTGCGACCAGTGATTTGAACGATTTATATCGCCGCGTCATCAATCGTAACAACCGCTTAAAACGACTTATTGAATTGCGGGCTCCCGATATTATCGTACGTAACGAAAAGCGTATGCTACAGGAATCGGTCGATGCCCTGTTTGACAACGGTCGCAGAGGCAGGGCCATTACGGGTGCCAATAAGCGTCCTTTGAAGTCGTTGGCGGACATGTTAAAGGGTAAGCAAGGTCGTTTCCGTCAAAACCTTTTAGGAAAACGTGTCGACTATTCTGGTCGTTCTGTAATTGTCGTTGGGCCAGAGTTGAAGCTGCATCAATGTGGTTTGCCAAAGAAGATGGCGTTGGAGTTATTTAGACCATTTATTTACTCACGCCTGGAACGGTATGGTCTGGCAAGTACACTTAAGGCTGCCAAGCGCATGGTTGAGAAGGAGCGCCCCGAGGTTTGGGATGTCTTGGAAGAAGTAATTCGTGAACATCCCGTTATGTTGAACCGGGCACCTACGTTGCACCGTTTGGGTATTCAGGCATTTGAACCTATTCTTATCGAAGGGAAAGCGATTCAGCTTCATCCATTGGTTTGCGCGGCATTTAATGCGGACTTCGACGGTGATCAGATGGCGGTTCACGTTCCTTTGTCTTTGGAATCGCAGCTTGAAGTGCGCGTTCTTATGATGTCTACAAACAACATACTAAGCCCTTCCAATGGTCGTCCTATC is part of the Candidatus Finniella inopinata genome and encodes:
- the rpoB gene encoding DNA-directed RNA polymerase subunit beta, translating into MSRSYTGRKRFRKSFGRIEEVAPLPNLIALQKSSYENFLQRDVPAEARHNVGLQEVFKSVFPIKDYAGKSQLEFFRYGFDVPKYDEEECRQRGLTFAAPLKVTFRLVVWDVDTDTGSKSIRDIKEQDVYMGDIPLMTDRGTFIVNGIERVIVSQMHRSPGVFFDHDRGKTHSSGKILFAARIVPYRGSWLDFEFDPKDTMYVRVDRRRKLPVTTFLMALEGEHSAKLADKKSKALGSGPSAVGMSREEILNTFYGIITYAKTKTGWVTDFKPEQWKGVKLTTDLIDANTGAVVAEVGTKMTPRLTKKLSSEGLEKIKISPEEIVGHYIANDYINEKTGEIYLEAGDEITKDNLIAIEEIGITELPVLAIDHINVGAYLLNTLMADRNHNREEALMDIYRALRPGEPPTIEGGEILFKGLFFDPERYDLSAVGRVKMNARLGLKTSDAVRTLRKEDVVEIIKILLELKDGRGEIDDIDNLGNRRVRSVGELLENQYRVGVVRMERAIRERMGAVDIDTVMPHDLINAKPAAAAIREFFGSSQLSQFMDQTNPLSEITHKRRLSALGPGGLSRDRASFEVRDVHPTHYGRICPIETPEGPNIGLINSLATYARVNQYGFIESPYRKVADGKASREVVYLTAMEEVRHTIAQASLKMDKQGNILDEFVTCRRSGEFGIVSRSEVNLIDVSPKQLVSVAASLIPFLENDDASRALMGSNMQRQAVPLIKTEAPLIGTGMEHIVAQDSGASVIAKHSGVVEQVDGRRIVVHVTDEGEVQQGNAGVDIYNLMKFQGSNMSTCINQKPLVKKGDIVKKGDVIADGPATDLGELALGRNTLVAFMSWQGYNFEDSILISERIAHDDVFTSIHIDGFETMARDTKLGNEDITRDIPNVGEEALRNLDEAGVVYVGAEVGPGDILVGKVTPKGEVPMTPEEKLLRAIFGEKASDVRDSSLRVPPGVSGTVVEVRIFSRRGVDRDERSIAIERQEIERLAKDRDAERAILERGFHQRLQEKLFGRKVVAGPKGMKSGSIIDANLLAEFGHSQWRQIVIDDETIMTELEAIKKQFDASISRLVAVFEDKVDKLRRGDELPPGVLKMVKVFIAVKRKLQPGDKMAGRHGNKGVVSKIVPLEDMPYLEDGTPVDIVLNPLGVPSRMNVGQILETHLGAAAAGFGKRIDSMLTDYRNQNAKLEDLRKTIGDAYEDEKDRSDIKKLNEDDLVELATNLRKGVPMATPVFDGAGLEDIENQLKKAGLDTSGQVTLYDGRSGEAFDRKATVGYIYMLKLHHLVDDKIHARSIGPYSLVTQQPLGGKAQFGGQRFGEMEVWALEAYGAAYTLQEMLTVKSDDVSGRMKVYEAIVRGDDNMEAGIPESFNVLVKELRSLGLNLSFELKS
- the rplL gene encoding 50S ribosomal protein L7/L12 codes for the protein MANKLEKIVEELSKLTVMEAAELSKLLEETWGVSAAAAVAVAAPAAAAEAAEVKTEFDVYLDEAGPNKINVIKEVRVITGLGLKEAKDLVEGAPKVVKQAVSKDEADKIKAQLEKEGAKASVK